In a genomic window of Geoalkalibacter sp.:
- a CDS encoding cold-shock protein, with product MEQGKVKWFNETKGFGFIEQTGGPDVFVHYSAIQMEGFKTLAEGDAVKFSVVQGPKGLQAQNVMRA from the coding sequence ATGGAACAGGGAAAGGTGAAGTGGTTCAATGAAACCAAGGGATTCGGGTTTATCGAGCAGACGGGTGGTCCGGATGTGTTCGTGCATTACAGCGCGATCCAGATGGAGGGGTTCAAGACCCTGGCCGAAGGCGATGCCGTCAAATTCAGCGTCGTTCAGGGGCCCAAAGGCTTGCAGGCGCAAAATGTGATGAGGGCCTGA
- the serA gene encoding phosphoglycerate dehydrogenase, producing the protein MKVLVSDKLSAEGLRIFEETPGIEVDYRPGAEREELLSRIVDADALVVRAGTQVNAELLEAAGRLRVVGRAGIGVENVDLAAANHKGVVVMNTPFGSAITSAEHTLAMLLALARNISAADRAVKEGSWSKAVFTGVEISGKTLGVVGAGKIGRLVVERAVGLKMRVLVHDPYLSRDVVRQLGAEQVDFPELLSRSDFITLHVPLNSETFQLLDEQTLAKVKAGCRIVNCAQGGLIDEAALARSIEAGHVAGAALDVFAKEPPEPDNPLLKLDQVICTPHIRTSSVDAQINISVQVAHQVVDFLTRGVIVNALNVPSVSAELLPVIRPYFQLAEKLGAFQAQLNPRGLQRVTIEYAGDVADFPTAPMTMALLKGLMAPLLGDAVNYVNAPHLTRDRGIAVVEVKNQAAEGYSNLIRLSVEAAGERKAVAGALFNGRDMRIVRIDDHQLEAIPEGHVLVLLNVDRPGVIGFIGQVLAEANVNIAMMNLSRRTKRGGEAISLITVDSPVPEDVLARLRGHESILSAVQVEL; encoded by the coding sequence ATGAAGGTACTGGTTTCCGACAAGCTTTCCGCCGAGGGATTGCGCATCTTCGAGGAAACCCCGGGGATCGAGGTGGATTATCGACCCGGTGCCGAACGCGAGGAACTGCTAAGCCGCATTGTCGATGCCGATGCGTTGGTGGTCAGGGCCGGAACCCAGGTTAACGCCGAACTCCTTGAGGCGGCCGGCCGCTTGCGGGTGGTCGGTCGAGCCGGTATCGGGGTCGAGAACGTCGACCTGGCGGCGGCCAACCACAAGGGCGTCGTCGTGATGAACACTCCCTTCGGCAGCGCCATCACCTCGGCCGAGCACACCCTGGCCATGCTCCTGGCCCTGGCGCGCAACATCTCCGCGGCGGATCGCGCGGTCAAGGAGGGCAGCTGGTCCAAGGCCGTGTTCACCGGGGTGGAAATCTCCGGCAAGACCCTGGGCGTGGTGGGCGCGGGCAAGATCGGCCGTCTGGTGGTCGAGCGCGCCGTGGGTCTCAAGATGCGCGTGCTGGTTCATGATCCCTACCTGAGCCGCGACGTGGTGCGTCAGCTGGGCGCCGAGCAGGTCGATTTTCCCGAATTGCTCTCGCGCAGCGACTTCATCACTTTGCATGTGCCGCTCAATTCGGAAACCTTTCAGTTGCTCGACGAGCAGACCCTGGCCAAGGTCAAGGCCGGCTGCCGCATCGTCAATTGCGCGCAGGGCGGACTCATCGACGAGGCGGCCCTGGCGCGCTCCATCGAGGCCGGGCACGTGGCCGGCGCGGCCCTCGACGTGTTCGCCAAGGAGCCGCCCGAGCCCGACAATCCCCTGCTCAAGCTCGATCAGGTGATCTGCACGCCGCATATCCGCACCTCCTCCGTCGACGCCCAAATCAATATTTCCGTGCAGGTGGCGCATCAGGTGGTCGATTTTCTGACCCGCGGGGTGATCGTCAACGCGCTGAATGTGCCCTCGGTGAGCGCGGAGCTGCTGCCGGTGATCCGCCCCTATTTTCAGCTGGCGGAAAAACTCGGCGCCTTTCAGGCGCAGCTGAATCCGCGGGGATTGCAGCGCGTGACCATCGAATATGCCGGCGACGTGGCGGATTTTCCCACGGCGCCCATGACCATGGCGCTGCTCAAGGGGCTGATGGCGCCGCTGCTCGGCGATGCCGTCAACTACGTCAACGCGCCCCATCTGACCCGCGACCGGGGCATCGCCGTGGTCGAGGTGAAGAATCAGGCGGCGGAGGGCTATTCCAACCTCATCCGCCTGAGCGTTGAAGCGGCGGGGGAGCGCAAGGCCGTGGCCGGCGCCCTTTTCAACGGTCGCGACATGCGCATCGTGCGCATCGACGATCACCAACTGGAAGCCATTCCCGAGGGGCATGTCCTGGTGCTGCTCAATGTCGATCGCCCGGGAGTCATCGGCTTCATCGGTCAGGTCCTGGCCGAGGCCAACGTCAACATCGCCATGATGAACCTCTCGCGGCGCACCAAGCGCGGCGGCGAGGCCATTTCGCTGATCACCGTCGACAGTCCGGTGCCCGAGGATGTGCTGGCGCGGCTGCGCGGTCACGAAAGCATTCTGTCCGCCGTTCAGGTTGAGCTCTAG
- a CDS encoding ATP phosphoribosyltransferase regulatory subunit, which translates to MPSATPEAMLPRGVKDFLPIKAAKIEYLKHGLLDVFAQWGFRPVLPPSLEYFHVLEKGLGAGLRERTFRFDDRQGGQLVAIPPDITPQVARIVATRMREFPLPLRLCYAGRVLRHAEQQTGKDREILQAGVELIGLESPEADAEMIAMAVEGLKAVGASEFTVDIGQVEFFRGVMNGLSLPGELAREVETAIGHKDNSGLRALLAEAPISDQAREEISALPRLFGGREVLDRASAAVRNDRSRRALDNLARVLDILAVYGVEAHITLDLGEIRGLDYHTGLIFQGFLPGLGRAVCSGGRYDGLTARYGFPAPATGFAFNVLNLLFALDAELEERTRRSTDVLIFQSGADKALAQRLARLLRAAGFSAARDIYPRGLEDTLEYARKMGFRYVMTLGREDEGVRIIRVADGVGLQASVQDILAGDFAFLTD; encoded by the coding sequence CTGCCATCCGCCACCCCTGAAGCCATGCTCCCACGGGGGGTCAAGGATTTCCTGCCGATCAAGGCGGCCAAGATCGAATATCTCAAGCACGGTTTGCTCGACGTTTTTGCCCAGTGGGGATTTCGCCCCGTCCTGCCGCCGTCCCTGGAATATTTCCACGTGCTGGAAAAGGGCCTCGGGGCGGGTCTGCGCGAGCGCACCTTTCGCTTCGATGATCGCCAGGGCGGGCAGTTGGTGGCTATTCCGCCCGACATCACGCCGCAGGTGGCACGCATCGTCGCCACCCGCATGCGTGAATTTCCCCTGCCGCTGCGTCTGTGCTATGCCGGGCGGGTGCTGCGCCATGCCGAGCAGCAGACGGGCAAGGATCGTGAAATCCTGCAAGCCGGGGTTGAGCTGATCGGTCTGGAGAGCCCCGAGGCCGACGCCGAAATGATCGCCATGGCGGTGGAGGGTCTCAAGGCCGTCGGCGCATCCGAGTTCACGGTGGATATCGGGCAGGTGGAGTTTTTTCGCGGCGTCATGAACGGACTCTCGCTGCCGGGAGAACTGGCCCGAGAGGTCGAGACCGCCATCGGTCACAAGGACAATTCAGGGCTGCGGGCCCTGCTCGCCGAAGCGCCCATCTCCGATCAGGCGCGTGAGGAAATCAGTGCCCTGCCGCGCCTCTTCGGCGGGCGCGAGGTGCTCGATCGCGCCTCCGCCGCGGTGCGCAACGACCGCTCGCGGCGCGCGCTTGACAACCTCGCGCGGGTGCTCGATATTCTCGCGGTGTACGGGGTCGAGGCGCACATCACCCTCGATCTCGGTGAGATTCGCGGGCTCGATTATCATACGGGACTTATCTTCCAGGGATTTTTGCCCGGACTGGGGCGCGCGGTCTGCTCCGGCGGACGGTATGACGGCCTGACGGCGCGCTACGGCTTTCCCGCGCCGGCCACGGGGTTTGCGTTCAATGTGCTCAACCTGCTCTTCGCCCTCGATGCCGAGCTCGAGGAGCGCACACGGCGCAGCACGGACGTGCTGATCTTTCAGTCGGGGGCGGACAAGGCGCTGGCGCAGCGCCTTGCCCGGCTGCTGCGCGCCGCGGGCTTCAGCGCCGCGCGCGACATCTATCCGCGGGGGCTGGAGGACACCTTGGAGTATGCCCGCAAGATGGGTTTTCGCTATGTCATGACCCTGGGCCGCGAGGATGAAGGCGTTCGCATCATCCGGGTGGCCGACGGGGTCGGTTTGCAGGCTTCCGTGCAGGATATTCTGGCCGGTGATTTTGCGTTTCTGACCGATTAG